The nucleotide window CAGCTCGGGCGCGCTGGCGATCAACCGCTCGAGCAGGCCGATCGCGGTGGGACCGGCGCCGACGACGGCGACCGAGGGGCTGGACGTGCGGGAGTGCGGCCGTACGGACATGCGGGCTCCGGGAGACGGAGGGTCAGGGACGCGAGGTCGTGACCGTCCGCAGACACTGCGCGCTCGCCGTGCGGAGGAGGTCGACGTGCCGGCGGCGGACCAGGGCGGTGCTGGGCACGTGCGTCTCCTCTCGTCGTCCGTCTCGTGGACTGCTCTGTGGGGGAACGGGACCCGGCCGGCGGGCTGTTCCCCGCTGTGGCGTGTCGCCCGCCGCAATGTCTACCAAACCGATGGTGTTTGACGACAAGCGGGTGGTGCCCCTATGGTCCCCCCAGGTCCTGAGCGCCAGCGACAAGCCCCGGCTCGCTGGCCGGCAACCCTCCCTGCGACGGGGTGCCCCGGGTGACGACCTGGCCGAGCGCGACCCGCGTCCCGGCAAGCAGTGGCCTCCCCTCCCGAGGGGACGAACGAGGAGCAGCACACCGTGGGACAGACCGGCCGCCGCGCCGCCTCCGCCGACAGCCCCGCTGTCGAGCGCGTCTCCACCGACCTGGTCGGCCGCCTCGCCGTCGACCTGCTCCGCACCGACAGCGCCCTCTGTCGCTGACGCAGCGGCGCCTCCCCCGGCGCTGACCTCGTCCCCGCGCTGACCTCGTCCCAGCGCTGACCCGCGCGCACCGCCCGCCGTCCGCACGGCGGTCCGCGGGCGCGCCCTCCTCACCGTCCAGGAGCACCTGACGCATGCCCACGTCCCTGTCCCCCGCCGACCTGCAGGTGGTCGACGTCCACCCCGACGACCCGCTGGCCGCGCCGCTGTTCGACGACCTGACCGCCGAGTACGACGCCCGCTACGGCGACCTGTTCGGCGGCGCCGCCGAGGAGATGACCCGCTACCCGGCCGAGGCGTTCCTGCCGCCGTCCGGGGCGTTCGTCCTGCTGCTGGAGGACGGCACGCCCGTCGCCGGCGGCGCCTTCATGACCCACCCCTCCGGTGCGGCGGAGGTGAAGCGGATGTGGACCGCCGCCACCCACCGCCGCCGCGGCCTGGCCCGCCGGGTGCTCGCCGAGCTGGAGCAGCGGGCCGCCGCGGCCGGCTACCCGGGCCTGTACCTGACCACCGGCCCGCGCCAGCCCGAGGCTCGCGACCTGTACCTCGCCACGGGGTGGACGCCGCTGTTCGACCCCGCCGTCCCCCGCCCCACCGACCTCGAGACGTTGCGCGGCCTGCCGGTCGCCGACCGCCTGTACGCCTTCACCAAGCACCTGGGAGACCCCGCGTGACCACCCTCGACACCCGGCCGGCCACCGCACCCCCGGCCGGCACCCCGTTCGACCAGCTGAAGGTGGTGCCGGCCCGGCACCCCGGCCGCTGGGTGGCCACCGCCGCCGTGGCCGTGCTGCTGGCGATGGTGGTGAACAGCCTGGTCACCAACCCGCGGTGGGAGTGGGGCGTCGTGGGCGCCTACCTGACCGAGGAGTCGATCGTCCGCGGCGTGCTCACCACCATCGAGCTGACGGCGATCACCGCGGTGGTCGGCTTCGCCCTCGGCACGGTGCTCGCGCTGATGCGGCTCAGCCGCTCGCCGCTGCTGCGGGCGGTGAGCTGGGGCTACACCTGGGTCTTCCGCTCCGTGCCGCTGATCCTGCAGCTGCTGCTCTGGTACAACCTCGCCTACCTCTACCAGCACCTGGACCTGGGCATCCCGTTCGGCCCGTCCTTCGTCAGCGTCCCGACGCTCTCGCTGATCGACAAGTTCGGCGCCGCGATCCTGGGGCTCGGCCTGCACCAGGCCGCCTACTCCGCCGAGATCGTGCGGGCCGGCATCCTGTCCGTCGACGCCGGCCAGCACGAGGCCGCCGCCAGCCTGGGCATCCCCCGCCGCCGGCAGACCACCCGGATCGTGCTCCCGCAGGCCATGCGCACCATCGTGCCGACCGCGGTCAACGAGGTGATCGGCCTGTTCAAGGGCACCTCGATCGTCTACGTGCTGGCCCTGGGTGAGCTCTTCTACACCGTCAGCGTCATCTACGGCCGCACCCAGCGGGTGCTGCCCATGCTGGTGGTCGCCGCGATCTGGTACATCGTGCTCACCACCGTCGTCACCGTCGTGCAGTACTACGTGGAGCGGCACTACGCCCGGGGCGCGGTCCGCGCGTTGCCGCCCACCCCGCTGCAGCGGGTGCGCTCCGAGCTGACCGGTGTCCTCGCCCGCTTCGGTGCCCCCCGCGGGGCCACCCGATGACCGCGGTCACGGCCCGCCCGGGCCGGGTCGAGGTGCACGGCGTGCACAAGTCCTACAGCGGGGTCGAGGTGCTGCACGGGGTCGACCTGGTGGTCGAGCCGGGCACGGTCACCGTCGTCCTGGGCCCGTCGGGCTCGGGCAAGTCGACGCTGCTGCGCAGCATCAACCACCTGGAGAAGGTCGACCGGGGCTTCATCGCCCTGGACGGCGAGCTGGTCGGCTACCGCCGCAGGGCCCACCGGGACGGCGACCGGCTGCACGAGCTGCCGGAGAAGGACCTGCTGCGCCAGCGCACCCGGTTCGGCTTCGTCTTCCAGTCCTTCAACCTCTTCCCGCACCTGACCGCGCTGGACAACGTGGTCGAGGCACCGGTCGCAGCCCAGGGCCGGCCGCGCGCCGAGGTGGAGGCCGAGGCCCGCGACCTGCTGGCCCGGGTCGGGCTCGGCGACCGCGCCGGGGCCTACCCGCGGCAGCTGTCCGGTGGGCAGCAGCAGCGGGTGGCCATCGCCCGGGCCCTGGCCATGCGCCCGGCGGTGCTGCTGTTCGACGAACCGACGTCCGCGCTGGACCCGGAGCTGGTCGGCGAGGTGCTCGAGGTCATCACCGACCTGGCCCGCACCGGCACCACGATGATCGTGGTGACCCACGAGATCGGCTTCGCCCGCGAGGTCGCCGACCAGGTCGTCTTCATGGACGACGGCCGGGTGGTCGAGCAGGGCCCGCCGGAGCAGGTGCTCGACGCCCCGCAGCACGACCGCACCCGGGCCTTCCTCGCCCGCGTCCTCTGAACGAGGGCCCCGGCGCCACCGCGCCGGGGCCCGGACCCCCACACCCCCTTCGGCCGGCGCACCGTGCGCCGTCCGGCGATGGTCTGCGCCCGCGGACCGACCTCGAGGAGAGAACGAACGTGACCGCACGCAGCCGGCGAGCCCCGCTCGTCACCGTCCTGGCCGCTGTGTCCGCGCTGGCCCTCGGTGCGTGCACCAGCTCCAGCGCCATCGAGCAGGCCGCCGCCGTCCAGGAGGGCGTCACCACCGACGCCCTCGTGGTGAACACGACCCCGGAGCAGGACCGGGTGCACACCCAGCGCAACCAGGCCGCGATCGACCTGCTGCCCGCAGGGGCCTTCCCGGACGGGAAGCTGCAGGTCTCGGTGACCCAGGGTGCCGTCCCGCTGGCCTTCTTCGCCGACGACAACGCCACCGTCATCGGCAACGAGACCGACATCGCCACCCTGGTCGCCGACGCGCTGGGCCTGGAGCTGGAGCTGGTGGTCAACGACTGGTCGAACTGGCCGCTGGCCACCCAGTCCGGCGAGGTCGACGCCACCATCTCCAACGTCACGGTGACCGAGAAGCGCAAGGAGCTGTTCGACTTCTCCTCCTACCGCGTGGACCAGCTGGGCTGGCTGGTGCGGGCCGACAGCGGCCGCACCATCGCCGAGGCCAAGGACGTCGCCGGGCTGAGGGTCGGGGTGTCCTCGGGCACCAACCAGGAGCAGATCCTGCTGGCCTGGGACCGGGCCAACACCGCAGCCGGGCTGGAGCCGGTGACCATCGACTACTACGAGTCCTACAACGACGCGGTGCTGGCCCTGCAGTCCGGCCGCCTCGACACCTACGTCGGGCCGAACGCCACCGCGGCCTACAGCGCGGCGACCAGCCCCCAGGACGTCGCCATCGCCGGCACGACCAACGGCGGCTGGCCGGACACCGCCGAGATCGCCGTCGCCACCGAGAAGGGCAACGGGCTGGCCGAGGCGTTCACCGCCGCGCTCAACGGCGCGATCGCCGACGGCAGCTACCGACAGGTGCTCGACCGCTGGGGCCTGGGCGCCGAGGCCGTCGCCGAGTCCCGCACCAACCCGCCGGGCCTGGGCTCCTGATGACCCCGCCCGCCGTCCGACCCCACACCACCACGAGAGGCACCACCATGACCCGCACCCGAACCCGCCGCCGCCGTCCCGCCCTGCCGGTGACCAGCGCCCTGCTGCTGTCCACCGTGACCCTGCTGTCGGCGTGCAGCAGCTCGGCCGACATCGAGGCCCAGCAGGCCGGCACCAGCGAGGCCGGCGCCGTGCAGGCGCTCGTGGTCGACACCAGCGCGGCGCAGTCCGGCCGCGTCACCACCACCGCCGACCCCGACGCGGAGGCGCTGGTGCCCGACGCGATCTCCGCCGACGGCAAGCTCACCGTCGGCATCGTCGGCGCCGGCGACCCGCCGCTGGCCTTCCTCGCCGACGACAACAGCACGGTGGTGGGCAGCGAGGTCGACATCGCCTCGCTGGTCGCCCAGTCACTCGGCCTGGAGCTCGACGTCCGCAACGTCTCCTGGGAGCAGTGGCCGCTGTCGGTGCAGAGCGGGGACGTCGAGGCGGTGTTCAGCAACGTCGGCGTCAACGCCAAGCGGCTGGAGCTGTTCGACTTCGCCACCTACCGGCAGGGGATCATGGCCTTCACCGCGAAGCCCGACAGCACGCTGGCGATCACCGAGGCGAAGGACATCGCCGGGCTGACCGTGGCCGTGGGCTCGGGCACCAACCAGGAGCGGATCCTGCTCGACTGGAACAAGGCCAACGAGGCCGCGGGCCTGGCGCCGGCGACGCTGGACTACTACGCCAACGCCGCCGATGCGCTGCTGGCCATCTCCTCCGGCCGGGTCGACACCTACCTCGGCCCGAACCCCAACGCCGTCTACCAGGAGAGCAAGAAGACGGTGAGCATCGTGGGCACGGTGAACGCCGGGTGGCCCAACACCACCTACGTGGCCGCGACCTCGCTCAAGGGCAACGGGCTGGTCGACGCGTTCGAGGCAGGCCTGCAGCACGCGTTCGACGACGGCAGCTACGCGAAGACCCTGGAACGCTGGGGCCTGACCGACGAGGCCGTGGAGGCACCCGAGGTCAACCCCTCGGTCGCCTCCTGACCCGCCGCACCGACCACGACGGCCGGTCACCCCGCTCCCGGGGTGACCGGCCGTCGCGTCGCGGGCGGCTCCTAGGCTGCCCGGGTGATCCTCATCGTGGTGAAGTGGCCCGTCCGTCCCGAGTTCGACGACCGCTGGCCGGAGCTGGTCGGCGAGTTCACCGACGCCGTGCGCGCCGAGCCGGGCAACGTGTTCTTCGAGTGGTCCCGCAGCGTCGAGGAGCCGCACACCTGGGTGCTCGTCGAGGGCTTCCGGGACGCCGAGGCCGGCGCGGTGCACACCGCCTCGGCACACTTCTCCAAGGCGATCGCCGAGATGCCGGACTGGGTGTCGGCGACCCCGTCGATCATGTACGTCGATTCCCCGGAGCTGTCCGGCTGGGGCCCGATGGGCGAGGTCCAGCCCCGCGGCTGACCACCCGGGCACAGCACAGCGGCCGGCCACCTCGTGCGAGGTGGCCGGCCGCTGTGCTGTGCCGGGGGTCAGGCGGCGGGCTTCTTCTCCCCCGCCTCGACCGCGAGCGGCAGCCGGTTCTCCGCCGGCGGCAGCGGGCAGGTGGCGAAGACGGTGTAGGCGCACGGCAGGTTGGTGGCCCGGTTGAAGTCCACGGTCACCGTGCCGTCGGCGGCGGGTGCCCCGACCTTCAGCGACCGGTTCGCCGCGTAGGTGGTGACCCCGGACGTCTCGTCGGTGAACAGCACCATGAAGGAGTCCGACGTCAGCCCCTCGAAGGCGGTGAGCGCCAGCTGCTGCCCGTCGAGGGTGAACTCGATCCGGCCGGGGGCGTCGTAGACGTGCTCGAGGCCCTCGACGACCGAGCCGACGGTGGTCGGGCGCGGCTGGTCGAAGGGCACGTACGTGCCGGTCACCTGCCAGCGCGGGTCCGGGGCGTAGGTGGGCGTGCCGGTGTAGGCGGCGAGCACCGGGTTGGCCGGGTCGCGCGGCCGCACGACGTCGGACCCGCCCCGGCGGGCGACCTCGATGACGACGTCCCCGACCACCGCGGTGACTCCACCGCGTTCGGGGATCTCGCCGAACGCGTGCTCCCCGGAGACGGTGGCACCGTCGGCGACGAGCTCCTCGCCGTCGGCGAGCCGCACCACGGGTCCGCCGGGCCCGGTCCACCACTCCCCCGGGACGCCGGCGACCCGCTGCGGCTCACCGGTGAGCCAGGTCAGGCCGGTGATCGCCAGGAAGCCGTGGCCGTCGGCGCGGGCGGCCTCGTGCTGGGCGTGCCAGCTGCGCCACTCGTCGGCGAACGCGCTGTCGGTGGGGGTCTCGGTGGGGGTCTCGGTGAGGGTCATCGGTGCTCCTGGGGATCGGGGGTCAGGCCGGGCGGTCAGGCCCGGGACGGTCCGCAGCCGGCGCCGCGGGCGACCGCCGCCGGGTCGGCGCCGGCCAGCCCGGCCAGCGGCCGGGGGTCGTCCACCGGCTGCCAACGCCCGGCGACCTGCGCGTAGTCCGCCTGCGGCCCCTCGCTGAGGTAGGCGTCGAGGGCGGCGACCAGCCGGTCGACGTCGGCGAGGGTGCTGCCCACCCCGACGCTGGCCCGCAGTGCACCCTCGGGCACGCCGAGCCGGGCCACCAGCGGGTGGGCGCAGAACCGGCCGTCGCGCACGCCGATGCCGTGCTCGGCGGACAGGTACGCCGCGACCAGCCCCGGGTCGGAGCCGGCGACGGTGAAGGACACGACCCCGGTGGGCTCGTCGGAGTCCGCCCAGATGCGCAGCACCCGGACGCCGGGCAGCGTGGCCAGGCCGGCGGTCAGCCGGGCGCGCAGCGCCCGCTCGTGCTCCTCCAGGGCACCGGCGGGGAGGGCGGCCAGCGCGTCGCAGGCCGCGGCCAGCGCGACGGCGCCGAGCACGTTCGGCGAGCCGCCCTCGTGCCGGTGCGGGGCGGCCGCCCAGCTGGTCTCCTCGACCGTCACCTCGGTGACCGCACCGCCGCCGGCCAGGTACGCCGGTGCGGCGTCCAGCCAGTCGCGGCGGCCGACCAGCGCCCCGGAACCGAACGGCGCGTAGGTCTTGTGCCCGGAGAAGACGACGTAGTCGGCACCGGTGGCGGCGAGGGAGAAACGGCGGTGCGGCACCAGCTGCGCGCCGTCGACGACCACCCGGGCACCGGCGGCGTGTGCGAGCTCGACGACCTCCGCCAGCGGCAGCGACTCACCGGTGACGTTGGACGCCCCGGTGACCGCGACCAGCGCGTACGGGGCGGCGGCCAGCTCCGCGCCGAGGGCGCGCAGGGTGGCCACCACCGTGTCGCCGGTGGGCAGGACGGTCACCGGGCCGCGGCGCTGCCAGGGCAGCAGGTCGGCGTGGTGCTCGCAGTCGAGCACCAGCACGGCGGCCCCGGCCGGGACGGCGCCGGCCAGCAGGTTCAGCGAGTCGGTGCTGTGCCGGGTGAGCACGCAGACGTCGTCCGCCCGGGCACCGACGAACCCGGCCACGGTCGAGCGCGCCGACTCGTAGAGCGCGGTGGAGACCTGCGAGAGGTACCCGGCGCCGCGGTGCACGCTGGCGTAGAGCGGCAGCGCCTCGGCGACCCGGTCGGCGACCGACTGCAGGGCCCGCGCGCTGGCGGCGGTGTCGAGGTCGACGTAGCGGGTGCTGCCGCCCGGGACGAGCGGCACCTGGGTCGCGGCGCCGACGACCGGCAGCAGCGGGAGGGCGCCGGGCACGGCGGTGGGGACCGGGGAACAGAGGAGTGCGCTGGACATGGGGGTGCTCCTGCGGGCCGGGGACCCGGGGCACGGGTCCGCGCTTTGCGGCTGCGGTGCTGCAGCCGCCAGGTCGTCACCCGGGGCACCCGCTCGCGGAGGAGGGTTGCCGGCCAGCAAGCCGGGGCTGAACGCTGGCACTCGTGACCTGGCTCCAGACTGGCAGGCACGCTGCCTGTCGTCAATCCCGACCGATGTGATGGGCTTTGTGTCGTGACCACCATCGCCGTCGTGGGCAACCCGAAGCCGAACTCCCGCACCCGCGCCGCCGCCGAGCGCGTCGTGGCCGAGCTGACCGGCGCACCGCCGGACCGGGTCGTGGACGTCGTCGACCTGGGCGCCGGGCTGCTGGGCTGGGGTGACCCCGCGGTCGCCGAGGCCGTCGAGGCGCTGCGCCGGGCGGAGGTCGCCGTCGTGGCGAGCCCGACCTACAAGGCCACCTACACCGGCCTGCTGAAGCTGTTCCTGGACCAGGTGGGCACCGGTGACCTGGCCGGGGTGGTCGCCGTCCCGCTCATGCTCGGCGGGGGGCCGACGCACGCGCTGGCGCCGGAGCTGCTGCTGAAGCCGGTACTGGTCGAGCTGGGCGCCACGACACCCACCCGGGGGCTCTACCTGGTCGACCGGGTGTGGGACGCCCCCGGTCCACTGGAGGAGTGGGCGGCCGTCGCCCGCCGACAGGTGACCGCTGCCCGCACCGCCGGCCGCGACTGACCTCCCGACGGCACGAGGCCCCCGCTCGACGGTGAGCGGGGGCCTCGGCCTGTTCGGGTCCCGTCCGGGACGCGGTCAGCGCCCCGGACGGGGAAAGGTCACTTCCGGACGTCGACGGTGACCGTGTTCGTGCTGGTCACCTTCGCGCCGAAGCTGTCCGTCATCGTCAGCGTGCAGTCGAACGTCGCCGTCCCGACCTGCGTGGGGGTGCCCCGCAGCTGGAAGGTGGCGTTCTGCTCGGCCGGGTAGTCGCGGTTGGTGACCTGCTGGGCCGACCCGGGGGCCAGCTCCAGCTTCATCGCCGGACCGGACTTCTGAGTGCAGCTGAGGGCGAACGAGCTGCCCACGAGCGTGCCCGTGCCCTTGTTGCCGAACTGCACGACCACCTGGACGTTCTGCTTCACGTTGGCCCGGACGACCGACCCGTTGTTGATCTGTGAGTACAGCTTCGTCGTCGTGGGCGGCGCGGTGACGACCACGTCGAAGCTCACCGGGTTGGCCGTGTTCC belongs to Modestobacter sp. L9-4 and includes:
- a CDS encoding putative leader peptide: MPSTALVRRRHVDLLRTASAQCLRTVTTSRP
- a CDS encoding GNAT family N-acetyltransferase, with amino-acid sequence MPTSLSPADLQVVDVHPDDPLAAPLFDDLTAEYDARYGDLFGGAAEEMTRYPAEAFLPPSGAFVLLLEDGTPVAGGAFMTHPSGAAEVKRMWTAATHRRRGLARRVLAELEQRAAAAGYPGLYLTTGPRQPEARDLYLATGWTPLFDPAVPRPTDLETLRGLPVADRLYAFTKHLGDPA
- a CDS encoding amino acid ABC transporter permease, with translation MTTLDTRPATAPPAGTPFDQLKVVPARHPGRWVATAAVAVLLAMVVNSLVTNPRWEWGVVGAYLTEESIVRGVLTTIELTAITAVVGFALGTVLALMRLSRSPLLRAVSWGYTWVFRSVPLILQLLLWYNLAYLYQHLDLGIPFGPSFVSVPTLSLIDKFGAAILGLGLHQAAYSAEIVRAGILSVDAGQHEAAASLGIPRRRQTTRIVLPQAMRTIVPTAVNEVIGLFKGTSIVYVLALGELFYTVSVIYGRTQRVLPMLVVAAIWYIVLTTVVTVVQYYVERHYARGAVRALPPTPLQRVRSELTGVLARFGAPRGATR
- a CDS encoding amino acid ABC transporter ATP-binding protein encodes the protein MTAVTARPGRVEVHGVHKSYSGVEVLHGVDLVVEPGTVTVVLGPSGSGKSTLLRSINHLEKVDRGFIALDGELVGYRRRAHRDGDRLHELPEKDLLRQRTRFGFVFQSFNLFPHLTALDNVVEAPVAAQGRPRAEVEAEARDLLARVGLGDRAGAYPRQLSGGQQQRVAIARALAMRPAVLLFDEPTSALDPELVGEVLEVITDLARTGTTMIVVTHEIGFAREVADQVVFMDDGRVVEQGPPEQVLDAPQHDRTRAFLARVL
- a CDS encoding ABC transporter substrate-binding protein: MTARSRRAPLVTVLAAVSALALGACTSSSAIEQAAAVQEGVTTDALVVNTTPEQDRVHTQRNQAAIDLLPAGAFPDGKLQVSVTQGAVPLAFFADDNATVIGNETDIATLVADALGLELELVVNDWSNWPLATQSGEVDATISNVTVTEKRKELFDFSSYRVDQLGWLVRADSGRTIAEAKDVAGLRVGVSSGTNQEQILLAWDRANTAAGLEPVTIDYYESYNDAVLALQSGRLDTYVGPNATAAYSAATSPQDVAIAGTTNGGWPDTAEIAVATEKGNGLAEAFTAALNGAIADGSYRQVLDRWGLGAEAVAESRTNPPGLGS
- a CDS encoding transporter substrate-binding domain-containing protein, giving the protein MTRTRTRRRRPALPVTSALLLSTVTLLSACSSSADIEAQQAGTSEAGAVQALVVDTSAAQSGRVTTTADPDAEALVPDAISADGKLTVGIVGAGDPPLAFLADDNSTVVGSEVDIASLVAQSLGLELDVRNVSWEQWPLSVQSGDVEAVFSNVGVNAKRLELFDFATYRQGIMAFTAKPDSTLAITEAKDIAGLTVAVGSGTNQERILLDWNKANEAAGLAPATLDYYANAADALLAISSGRVDTYLGPNPNAVYQESKKTVSIVGTVNAGWPNTTYVAATSLKGNGLVDAFEAGLQHAFDDGSYAKTLERWGLTDEAVEAPEVNPSVAS
- a CDS encoding putative quinol monooxygenase; translated protein: MILIVVKWPVRPEFDDRWPELVGEFTDAVRAEPGNVFFEWSRSVEEPHTWVLVEGFRDAEAGAVHTASAHFSKAIAEMPDWVSATPSIMYVDSPELSGWGPMGEVQPRG
- a CDS encoding DUF1684 domain-containing protein encodes the protein MTLTETPTETPTDSAFADEWRSWHAQHEAARADGHGFLAITGLTWLTGEPQRVAGVPGEWWTGPGGPVVRLADGEELVADGATVSGEHAFGEIPERGGVTAVVGDVVIEVARRGGSDVVRPRDPANPVLAAYTGTPTYAPDPRWQVTGTYVPFDQPRPTTVGSVVEGLEHVYDAPGRIEFTLDGQQLALTAFEGLTSDSFMVLFTDETSGVTTYAANRSLKVGAPAADGTVTVDFNRATNLPCAYTVFATCPLPPAENRLPLAVEAGEKKPAA
- a CDS encoding aminotransferase class V-fold PLP-dependent enzyme; protein product: MSSALLCSPVPTAVPGALPLLPVVGAATQVPLVPGGSTRYVDLDTAASARALQSVADRVAEALPLYASVHRGAGYLSQVSTALYESARSTVAGFVGARADDVCVLTRHSTDSLNLLAGAVPAGAAVLVLDCEHHADLLPWQRRGPVTVLPTGDTVVATLRALGAELAAAPYALVAVTGASNVTGESLPLAEVVELAHAAGARVVVDGAQLVPHRRFSLAATGADYVVFSGHKTYAPFGSGALVGRRDWLDAAPAYLAGGGAVTEVTVEETSWAAAPHRHEGGSPNVLGAVALAAACDALAALPAGALEEHERALRARLTAGLATLPGVRVLRIWADSDEPTGVVSFTVAGSDPGLVAAYLSAEHGIGVRDGRFCAHPLVARLGVPEGALRASVGVGSTLADVDRLVAALDAYLSEGPQADYAQVAGRWQPVDDPRPLAGLAGADPAAVARGAGCGPSRA
- a CDS encoding NADPH-dependent FMN reductase, which produces MTTIAVVGNPKPNSRTRAAAERVVAELTGAPPDRVVDVVDLGAGLLGWGDPAVAEAVEALRRAEVAVVASPTYKATYTGLLKLFLDQVGTGDLAGVVAVPLMLGGGPTHALAPELLLKPVLVELGATTPTRGLYLVDRVWDAPGPLEEWAAVARRQVTAARTAGRD